The genomic interval CGACGACATTCCCTTCCCCGAGCGCAAAAAGCTCAACTACGACCACCCGAATGCGTTCGACACGCAGCTGCTCGTGCAGCATCTCGACGCGCTGCGCGCCGGGCAGGCGGTGGAATGCCCGATCTACGACTACACGGTGCACAACCGCGCGGCCGAGACGACCACGGTCACGCCGGCCAAGGTCATCGTCGTCGAGGGCATCCTCATCTTTGCCGAGCCGGAGCTGCGCGAGCGGCTGGACATCAAGCTCTTTGTCGACACGGATGCCGATGTGCGCATCCTGCGGCGCGACGTGCGCGACCGCGGCCGCGACCTGGAGTCGATCGTCACGCAGTATCTGACCACGGTCAAGCCCATGCACGAGATGTTCGTCGAGCCGTCGAAGCGCTATGCCGATATTATTATCCCTGAAGGCGGGCATAATCAGGTTGCGCTCGATTTTGTCATGGAGCGCATCCGGGCCTATGTAAAGGAGCGGGATTAAATGGCCAAACTCTACTTTAAATACGGCGCCATGGGCTCGTCGAAGTCCGCACAGGCGCTCATCACGCAGTTCAACTATGAGGAGCTGGGCATGACGGTCTGGCTCATCAAGCCGTCGGTCGACGACCGCGACGGGGCGAACATCATCCGCTCGCGCATCGGCCTGCAGCGCGAGGCGCAGGTCATCCACCCGGACGAGGACATCATCGCCACGTTCGCGCGCGCGGGCCACGCCGATGTCATCATCGCGGACGAGGCGCAGTTTTTCTCCCCCGAGCAGATTGACCAGCTGCGCCGCATCGTTGACGAGCAGAACATCCCGGTGCTGTGCTTCGGCCTGCGGACGGATTTTCTCACGCACTTCTTCCCCGGCGCGCGGCGGCTCATGGAGCTGGCCGATTCCATCACGGAGATCAAGACCGTGTGCGCCTGCGGCCGCAAGGCGACGGTCAACGCCCGCATCGACGGCAGCGGCCGCGTCATCACCGAGGGCGGGCAGATCCTCCTCGGCGGCAATGACAGCTATGTCGCCATGTGCCACAAGTGCTGGGTGGACAAGATCCGCGCGCAGAAGGAAGCAGAGGGCAAATGAACCGCCGCGCCAGCCGCATCCTGACGGTCTGCGCTGCCGTGTGGCTGCTGGTCATCTGGGGCCACTCGTGCCTGCCTGCGGCACAGAGCGGCGCCGAGAGCGGCGCGCTGCTGGTCGTGGTGCAAGATCTGCTGCCGTGGATGACCGACCATGTGCTGCGCAAGTGCGCGCACTTTGCCGAGTACGCCGTGCTCGGCGCGCTGACGGCCGCCGCGCTGCGCACGAGCGCGCATTTTTCGTGGCCGCGCGCGCTGCTGCCAGGCCCCTTTGCCGCGCTGTGCGACGAGACGATCCAGCTCTTCGTCCCCGGCCGCAGCGGCCGCATCGCGGACGTCTGGCTCGACACGGCGGGCTACCTCACCGGCGCGCTGCTGACACTGCTGATCTTCCGCCTGTGCCGGAAACAGCCGAAAGCCTGAAAAAAAACAATT from Clostridiales bacterium carries:
- the udk gene encoding uridine kinase; protein product: MSDVITIGIAGGTGSGKTTITRRILDEFGGDVSVLYHDNYYKRHDDIPFPERKKLNYDHPNAFDTQLLVQHLDALRAGQAVECPIYDYTVHNRAAETTTVTPAKVIVVEGILIFAEPELRERLDIKLFVDTDADVRILRRDVRDRGRDLESIVTQYLTTVKPMHEMFVEPSKRYADIIIPEGGHNQVALDFVMERIRAYVKERD
- a CDS encoding thymidine kinase — translated: MAKLYFKYGAMGSSKSAQALITQFNYEELGMTVWLIKPSVDDRDGANIIRSRIGLQREAQVIHPDEDIIATFARAGHADVIIADEAQFFSPEQIDQLRRIVDEQNIPVLCFGLRTDFLTHFFPGARRLMELADSITEIKTVCACGRKATVNARIDGSGRVITEGGQILLGGNDSYVAMCHKCWVDKIRAQKEAEGK
- a CDS encoding VanZ family protein, translated to MNRRASRILTVCAAVWLLVIWGHSCLPAAQSGAESGALLVVVQDLLPWMTDHVLRKCAHFAEYAVLGALTAAALRTSAHFSWPRALLPGPFAALCDETIQLFVPGRSGRIADVWLDTAGYLTGALLTLLIFRLCRKQPKA